The Opitutales bacterium ASA1 genome window below encodes:
- a CDS encoding metal-sulfur cluster assembly factor: MPTSTPTPLAEADVLAVLAHVLDPEYGIGLVDLGLIYDVVVSPERIDVSMTLTSMHCPAGRVMLDGVRHAAETVAGGRTVEVALVWDPAWTPDMLSPAARRQLGWAT; encoded by the coding sequence ATGCCCACCTCCACCCCGACTCCTCTCGCTGAAGCCGACGTGCTCGCCGTGCTCGCGCACGTGCTCGATCCGGAGTACGGCATCGGCCTCGTCGACCTCGGGCTGATCTACGACGTCGTGGTGTCGCCCGAGCGTATCGACGTTTCCATGACACTCACGTCGATGCACTGCCCGGCCGGCCGAGTCATGCTCGACGGCGTGCGGCACGCGGCCGAGACCGTAGCCGGTGGCCGTACGGTCGAAGTCGCGCTCGTGTGGGATCCCGCGTGGACGCCGGACATGCTCTCGCCCGCCGCGCGTCGACAGCTCGGTTGGGCCACGTAG
- the cas1c gene encoding type I-C CRISPR-associated endonuclease Cas1c, with amino-acid sequence MPQVLQNTLYLLTPGLALRRDGLALRIEHEKQLKLSLPIHNCESVFVFGSDIYVSPSAMRLCWEHGAAVCYFTDWGRLEARVEGVPQGSVLLRRAHHAAASDAGRTLSLARRIVAGKLHNTRWLLARSARDSPDAADAADLRAALDRIAFLFPELERAENLDVVRGCEGRAAAAHFDVFLLHLRPTVRTKFPMQGRNRRPPRDAVNCLLSFLYALLRHDCVSALAAVGLDPFVGFLHTDRAGRESLALDLMEEFRPWAERLAVTLINRGELKPGDFEAREGGAVELSEKARKAIVAAYQQRKLEETTHPLFQQRVRHGQLPFIQARLLARAIREEADAYAPFLFS; translated from the coding sequence GTGCCCCAAGTCCTCCAGAACACCCTCTATCTCCTCACCCCCGGCCTCGCCCTCCGCCGCGACGGTCTCGCCCTCCGTATCGAACACGAAAAGCAGCTCAAGCTCTCGCTCCCGATCCACAACTGCGAATCCGTCTTCGTCTTCGGCTCCGACATCTACGTCTCTCCGTCCGCCATGCGCCTCTGTTGGGAACACGGCGCCGCCGTCTGCTACTTCACCGACTGGGGTCGTCTCGAAGCCCGCGTCGAGGGCGTGCCGCAGGGTTCGGTCTTGCTCCGCCGCGCCCATCACGCCGCCGCCTCGGATGCCGGCCGCACGCTCTCGCTCGCGCGGCGCATCGTCGCCGGCAAACTCCACAACACGCGCTGGCTCCTCGCCCGCAGCGCCCGCGACTCGCCGGATGCAGCCGACGCCGCCGACCTCCGCGCCGCGCTCGACCGCATCGCCTTTCTCTTCCCCGAACTCGAGCGCGCCGAGAACCTCGACGTCGTCCGCGGCTGCGAAGGTCGCGCGGCCGCCGCGCACTTCGACGTCTTCCTGCTCCATCTGCGCCCGACCGTGCGCACGAAGTTTCCCATGCAGGGACGCAACCGCCGTCCGCCGCGCGACGCCGTCAACTGCCTGCTCTCGTTTCTCTACGCCCTCCTCCGCCACGACTGCGTCTCCGCTCTGGCCGCCGTCGGTCTCGATCCGTTCGTCGGCTTCCTCCACACCGACCGCGCCGGCCGCGAATCGCTCGCACTCGACCTCATGGAGGAGTTCCGGCCTTGGGCCGAACGCCTCGCCGTCACGCTGATCAATCGTGGCGAACTCAAGCCCGGCGACTTCGAGGCGCGCGAAGGCGGGGCCGTGGAATTGTCCGAGAAGGCGCGCAAGGCGATCGTCGCCGCCTACCAACAACGCAAACTCGAGGAGACCACCCATCCGCTCTTTCAGCAACGCGTGAGGCACGGTCAGCTCCCGTTCATCCAAGCGCGCCTGCTCGCCCGCGCCATCCGCGAGGAAGCCGACGCCTACGCACCGTTTCTCTTCTCCTGA
- a CDS encoding TonB-dependent receptor has translation MKLRHRTLASVLVIGTFFQGATLVAQQTTTPEEDVILLGEFTVQGTRASLAKSREAKQQARIISDTIVAEDIAKFPDLNLAEALQRLPGVAINREAGEGRRVSLRGMGPDFTRVQLNGMEVLGNVDSPQDSRGQGSRDRAFDFNIFASELFNRMDVYKSFDASQNEGGLAGTVGLFTAKPFDNPGFNAALSAQLGSNTQTGDLQPRTAFQISNTWDGKFGALVSVAYSNRRTEEQGTNTYRWRPAGNAAGSNISALSSADQALINSGQVRFARGNRMSSWQGDAERLGITSALQWKPNENVELTLDILHGEFSVERDELHLNSRGAVSSTWLGGGATVAGVVYPNSTINEIRIVNNEAVYMDVTNGNVATETRRQQADNTFDQVVLSGKWRISDNLRASGLIGTESSEYDMPISDKFYLETFGDVVSDFTRDRYYGYHTYKFDTANPAIWRAHEIDFAASYQKTTFDNGKLDFDLYLSPRASIKFGVARQTFNNEGYQQATNDLLLPQFQSGAVDDDPTAYAKVFTDHKDADWVIVDFDKALQALGVTRTLGPRTGVFEVKETTDAGYVRLDWETNIGGYGFVGNAGFRAFRTKVTSSGLANIGPITATASYDDILPSVNGTLRLRDNLLLRGAVSRNINRPSLGSLAVNGSVTNTNDEIKVSAGNPALEPYYSDNIDLSLEYYFGDVGYVAVGAYYKDISGFIGNLLSTNVPYSSTSLPLDLLPGLTPTTNVAEYSRPVNYEDTKVKGIEFTLQSDLKFLPGPLADLGFIGNLSFIDGELDYASPAEQAAGISYVSPISGLSDMLGNATLYYETKKWGARVSANYRKGYVAWPLAIANDEIGDGFNSTLYVDFSAFYQINEKLKLTFDAINLTDQREEQYSDLVARRQYNTTSSGTSFFAGVNYRF, from the coding sequence ATGAAACTACGTCATCGAACCCTCGCTTCCGTTCTCGTGATCGGAACGTTCTTCCAAGGGGCGACCCTTGTGGCTCAGCAAACCACGACGCCGGAAGAGGACGTGATCCTGCTCGGCGAGTTCACCGTGCAAGGCACGCGGGCTTCGCTCGCCAAATCCCGCGAGGCCAAGCAGCAGGCGCGAATCATCAGCGATACGATCGTCGCCGAAGACATCGCGAAGTTCCCCGACCTCAACCTCGCCGAAGCCCTGCAACGTCTTCCGGGCGTGGCGATCAACCGTGAGGCCGGCGAAGGTCGCCGCGTCTCGCTGCGCGGCATGGGACCCGACTTCACGCGCGTCCAGCTCAACGGCATGGAAGTGCTGGGCAACGTCGACTCTCCGCAGGACAGCCGTGGACAAGGCAGCCGCGACCGCGCTTTCGACTTCAACATCTTCGCCTCCGAACTCTTCAATCGGATGGACGTCTACAAGAGCTTCGATGCTTCGCAAAACGAAGGCGGGCTCGCGGGCACGGTCGGACTCTTCACCGCCAAACCGTTCGACAACCCCGGCTTCAACGCCGCGCTCTCCGCTCAGCTCGGCTCCAATACGCAGACCGGCGACCTGCAGCCGCGCACGGCCTTCCAAATCTCCAACACGTGGGACGGCAAGTTCGGGGCGCTCGTCTCCGTCGCCTATTCGAACCGTCGCACGGAAGAGCAGGGTACGAACACCTACCGCTGGCGCCCTGCCGGCAATGCGGCCGGCAGCAACATCTCTGCCCTCTCCAGCGCCGATCAGGCTTTGATCAACTCCGGCCAGGTGCGCTTCGCTCGCGGCAACCGCATGTCGTCGTGGCAAGGGGACGCCGAGCGGCTCGGTATCACGTCCGCACTTCAGTGGAAGCCGAACGAGAACGTGGAACTCACGCTCGACATCCTGCACGGCGAGTTCTCCGTCGAGCGTGACGAACTTCACCTCAACTCGCGCGGTGCAGTGTCGTCCACCTGGCTGGGCGGTGGCGCCACCGTGGCAGGCGTCGTCTACCCGAATTCGACGATCAACGAGATCCGGATCGTGAACAACGAAGCCGTCTACATGGACGTGACCAACGGCAACGTCGCCACGGAGACACGCCGCCAGCAGGCGGACAACACGTTCGATCAAGTCGTCCTTTCCGGCAAGTGGCGGATCTCCGACAACCTTCGGGCGAGCGGCCTGATCGGGACCGAGAGTTCCGAGTACGACATGCCGATCAGCGACAAGTTCTACCTCGAGACCTTCGGTGACGTCGTCTCGGATTTCACCCGCGATCGTTACTACGGTTATCACACCTACAAGTTCGATACGGCCAATCCGGCGATCTGGCGCGCACACGAGATCGACTTCGCCGCCAGTTATCAGAAGACGACCTTCGACAACGGAAAACTCGACTTCGATCTCTATCTCTCGCCGCGGGCTTCCATCAAATTCGGCGTCGCTCGCCAGACCTTCAACAACGAGGGTTATCAACAGGCCACCAACGATCTCCTGCTCCCGCAATTCCAGTCGGGTGCCGTGGACGACGATCCCACCGCTTACGCGAAGGTGTTCACGGATCACAAGGACGCCGACTGGGTGATCGTCGACTTCGACAAGGCGCTCCAAGCGCTCGGCGTGACGCGGACGCTCGGACCGCGCACGGGCGTGTTCGAGGTGAAGGAAACCACCGATGCCGGCTACGTCCGTCTCGACTGGGAAACCAACATCGGCGGCTACGGATTCGTCGGCAACGCCGGCTTCCGGGCGTTCCGGACCAAGGTCACCTCGTCCGGCCTCGCCAACATCGGTCCGATCACCGCCACGGCGAGCTACGACGACATCCTGCCCTCCGTGAACGGCACGCTCCGCTTGCGCGACAACCTGCTCTTGCGCGGTGCAGTCTCCCGCAACATCAACCGCCCGTCCCTCGGCTCGCTCGCGGTCAACGGATCGGTCACGAACACAAACGACGAGATCAAAGTCAGCGCCGGCAATCCCGCCCTCGAGCCCTACTACTCGGACAACATCGATCTCTCGCTCGAATACTACTTCGGCGACGTCGGTTACGTCGCCGTGGGTGCCTACTACAAGGACATCAGCGGCTTCATCGGAAACCTGCTCTCGACGAACGTGCCGTACAGCTCGACGAGCCTCCCGCTCGATCTGTTGCCGGGTCTCACCCCGACGACCAACGTCGCCGAGTATTCGCGTCCGGTGAACTACGAGGACACGAAGGTGAAGGGAATCGAGTTCACTCTACAATCGGACCTGAAGTTCCTGCCCGGCCCGCTCGCGGATCTCGGGTTCATCGGCAACCTCTCCTTCATCGACGGCGAGTTGGACTACGCCAGCCCGGCCGAGCAGGCCGCCGGCATCAGCTACGTTTCACCCATCTCGGGTTTGTCCGACATGCTCGGCAACGCCACGCTCTACTACGAAACGAAGAAGTGGGGCGCTCGTGTCTCCGCCAACTACCGCAAGGGATACGTCGCTTGGCCGCTCGCCATTGCCAACGACGAGATCGGGGACGGATTCAACTCCACGCTCTACGTCGATTTCTCCGCGTTCTATCAGATCAACGAGAAACTCAAGCTGACCTTCGACGCGATCAACCTCACCGATCAACGTGAAGAACAATACTCGGATCTCGTGGCACGTCGCCAATACAACACGACGAGTTCCGGCACGTCGTTCTTCGCCGGTGTGAATTATCGGTTCTGA
- the cas2 gene encoding CRISPR-associated endonuclease Cas2 gives MFLVVTYDVSTVDEKAGARRLRRVAKACTSFGIRVQKSVFEMQLGQKEWVELRARLLKEIDPAQDSLRVYFIDQTSKTRIEHHGVGQPVNVTSDPLVL, from the coding sequence ATGTTCCTCGTCGTCACCTACGATGTCAGCACCGTGGACGAGAAAGCCGGTGCGCGCCGCCTCCGTCGCGTCGCCAAGGCATGCACCTCTTTCGGCATCCGCGTTCAGAAATCCGTCTTCGAAATGCAGCTCGGACAAAAGGAGTGGGTGGAACTACGAGCCCGACTGTTGAAGGAAATCGATCCCGCCCAAGACTCGCTGCGCGTCTACTTCATCGACCAGACGAGCAAGACCCGGATCGAACATCACGGCGTAGGACAACCAGTCAACGTGACCAGCGATCCGCTCGTCTTGTGA
- the xapA gene encoding xanthosine phosphorylase, with the protein MTDQESHLENVSKSAAAIRAACGGGPVPRVAIVLGSGLGGLADKVEAATVVPYRDLPGFPVPTVAGHAGTLLVGRLGGSPVLVLNGRKHFYETNDPYPLRTMIRGVRAAGVEVLFLSNAAGSLRPHIGVSELMLITDHVNFLGLNPLTGPNDDAFGPRFFSMTGAWDPALSERLRAVARAEAITLHEGVYVAFRGPSFETPAEIRMAQGWGGDAVGMSSVPECLIARHCGMRVVGVSCITNMGAGLSDENLTHAHTIENASRGAAAFERLVTAAVPVLADGSG; encoded by the coding sequence ATGACCGATCAGGAATCGCATCTCGAAAACGTCTCGAAATCCGCCGCCGCGATCCGTGCGGCATGCGGCGGCGGACCGGTGCCGAGAGTGGCGATCGTACTCGGTTCCGGGTTGGGTGGTTTGGCGGACAAGGTCGAGGCGGCGACCGTCGTGCCGTATCGCGACCTGCCGGGGTTCCCCGTTCCGACCGTGGCCGGCCATGCGGGGACGTTGCTCGTCGGCCGACTCGGGGGCTCGCCTGTGCTCGTGCTCAACGGGCGCAAGCACTTCTACGAGACCAACGATCCGTATCCGCTCCGCACGATGATCCGAGGGGTTCGGGCCGCGGGCGTCGAGGTGTTGTTTCTCTCCAACGCCGCCGGGAGCTTGCGTCCGCACATCGGCGTGAGCGAGCTGATGCTCATTACCGACCACGTCAATTTTCTCGGACTCAACCCGCTCACCGGGCCGAACGACGACGCTTTCGGCCCGCGCTTTTTCTCCATGACGGGTGCTTGGGATCCCGCGCTCTCGGAGCGCCTGCGCGCCGTGGCGCGAGCCGAAGCGATCACGCTGCACGAAGGCGTCTACGTGGCGTTCCGCGGACCTTCCTTCGAGACGCCCGCCGAGATCCGCATGGCGCAAGGATGGGGCGGCGACGCGGTCGGCATGTCCAGTGTGCCGGAGTGCCTCATCGCGCGGCACTGCGGCATGCGCGTGGTCGGCGTGTCGTGCATCACCAACATGGGTGCGGGCCTATCGGACGAGAACCTCACGCACGCCCACACGATCGAAAACGCGTCGCGCGGAGCGGCGGCGTTCGAGCGGCTCGTCACGGCCGCGGTGCCGGTGCTCGCGGACGGTAGCGGCTGA